One Plectropomus leopardus isolate mb chromosome 1, YSFRI_Pleo_2.0, whole genome shotgun sequence DNA segment encodes these proteins:
- the LOC121942948 gene encoding LOW QUALITY PROTEIN: uncharacterized protein LOC121942948 (The sequence of the model RefSeq protein was modified relative to this genomic sequence to represent the inferred CDS: inserted 1 base in 1 codon), which yields MAHRERTEIRKEQRETLKSFFKDGMTRVGSPLISRAASATGLETCVIENWIGNYRRSFKAPSEPRPPKPKLHTRELSPYNLFCRDLLRNKGTLNDIKGRWSTLGEQEKQKYFEEAAALRAQGQTEHLSPEMRDXQIKKHLKQLKFEVSKLEALGVETAILSFDRQKSNLEVYQLSSKGAKDTVNNFALYFKASSLAAAAPQPQHQHQRTSRNTKDQVNVLVQKVQDLFNQKYKEAGGAGRLPYQSLVNRSMAITVAGLPNGLTFKKPSFYGRNQLEAILKDAEQISFEIYVAKCNADTAEGILEDMDAEDTADVVQTRSLGEILKAMCKKGAQQMEDESSETATNLAVMMTADPLKKIKARLRRSEREVLPSSFDEMEVSTDDAECNSVKNRLSDLDSDMENIEATDLGAPGADVSCDGDVYVPVIPQSYKTSELKLECEEEELEPWQKHTLTVHFKEENDVGELNVDQTDCKPDPSSLQSCAAGRLTLTPEDCAVVHTAEGHQISNSPVSLSSVQSPEVSSNKLQSDQSNSQTPSAPFSAPCFTVIKVESTET from the exons ATGGCTCATAGAG AGAGAACAGAGATTCGTAAGGAGCAAAGGGAAACCTTGAAGTCCTTTTTTAAGGATGGGATGACACGTGTTGGTTCACCCTTAATATCAAGAGCTGCATCAGCTACTGGTTTGGAAACCTGTGTCATAGAA aaTTGGATCGGAAACTACAGAAGGTCCTTCAAAGCTCCTTCTGAGCCGCGGCCCCCAAAGCCGAAGCTTCACACACGAGAGCTGTCACCATATAATCTTTTTTGCAGGGACCTCCTCAGAAACAAAG gCACACTGAATGATATTAAGGGCAGGTGGTCCACATTAGGGGAACAGGAGAAGCAGAAATACTTTGAAGAAGCAGCAGCACTGAGGGCACAGGGGCAGACAGAGCACCTCAGCCCTGAGATGAGGG CTCAAATTAAAAAGCACCTGAAGCAGCTAAAATTTGAG GTGTCTAAGCTTGAGGCTTTGGGTGTGGAAACGGCCATTTTGTCATTTGACCGCCAGAAGTCCAACCTAGAGGTATATCAGCTGAGCAGCAAAGGAGCGAAGGACACAGTGAATAACTTTGCACTATACTTCAAAG CCAGCTCTTtggctgcagcagctcctcagcCTCAACACCAACACCAAAGAACAAGCCGCAACACCAAAGATCAAGTCAATGTTCTAGTTCAAAAAGTGCAGGATCTATTCAACCAAAAATACA AGGAGGCTGGAGGTGCTGGAAGGCTCCCGTACCAGTCCCTGGTAAATCGAAGCATGGCCATAACAGTTGCTGGGCTGCCCAATGGCCTTACGTTCAAGAAGCCGTCTTTCTATGGAAGAAATCAGCTAGAAGCCATTTTGAAAGATGCCGAGCAGATTTCATTTGAAATAT ATGTAGCAAAATGCAACGCTGACACCGCTGAGGGGATTTTAGAAGACATGGATGCAGAAG ACACTGCAGATGTTGTCCAGACAAGGTCTTTGGGAGAGATATTAAAGGCCATGTGTAAAAAAG GTGCACAGCAGATGGAAGATGAGTCCTCAGAAACAGCCACTAATTTAGCCGTCATGATGACTGCAG atCCTCTGAAGAAAATTAAGGCAAGGTTGAGGAGAAGTGAGAGGGAAGTTCTACCATCAAG ttttgacgAGATGGAGGTCTCCACTGACGATGCTGAATGCAACAGTGTGAAGAACagact ATCTGACTTGGATAGCGATATGGAAAACATAGAAGCAACTGATCTGGGTGCTCCAGGAGCAGATGTCAGCTGTGATGGAGATGTCTACGTACCAGTAATTCCTCAGAG TTACAAAACATCTGAACTTAAACTTGAATGTGAAGAAGAGGAGCTGGAGCCGTGGCAGAAACACACTTTAACTGTTCACTTCAAAGAAGAGAATGATGTTGGAGAGTTGA ATGTTGACCAAACTGATTGTAAACCAGATCCTTCATCTCTGCAGAGCTGTGCAGCTGGTCGGCTCACTCTAACACCTGAGGACTGCGCTGTCGTCCACACTGCTGAGGGGCATCAAATCAGCAACAGCCCCGTGTCCTTATCTAGTGTCCAGAGTCCTGAAGTATCATCTAACAAACTGCAGTCAGACCAGTCCAACTCACAGACCCCCTCTGCACCTTTTTCTGCACCATGCTTTACAGTTATTAAAGTTGAATCAACTGAAACGTGA